The Argiope bruennichi chromosome 9, qqArgBrue1.1, whole genome shotgun sequence nucleotide sequence GCATAGCTCATTTTGGTTGTTTAGCTATCGAAATAATCAATCGGACAAGTTACTTTCACTCATCGTTTGCTATTctgatctttttattaataataaaatctgtttgGTATTCTGGTTCAATGATTTTTATCACTCTATTTGattaaacaaaacaacaacaaatttttaaaagcattatttactGATGGAGGGCCGATCGAAAAGCGTACGAAGGCTTGTTATGCTTAGAGTATGAGAAATGATGTGATGGTTGAAACGTCTTGCAGCATAAGATTTGGTGCAACGCTCTAAAAAATGGGaggtatatttcattttttggacATTTAGGTGATTCATAGAACAATTTCCATTCTTAATAGTTTCAGCAGTTTCAAATGTACTTAACAACTCACATCTTTATTatcgtaacaatttttttaagtagatttgtCACTAAGTTGTATAATGATCCTAAATGTTTTGGTAAACAACTAACATCTTGTTTTGAACAGTCAAGTCGTTTTTTTATTGGGTTTCTTGGATACTCTACTCTAGTTGAAAGTTCttgtaaaaaaatctaaagtacGTTCAAATATTACAAgcctgatttaaataattttaaacgcaACCATTTCCTTGAGATACATAAATGGCCAATCGCGCAATGTTTGggtttttgcataatttatgttTTAGTATATTTCAGGGATTTTTTTAGTGAACGTATACTaagtatagaaataatttttaaaaagttcgaactcgagcttttgacgaatctccacgtatCAGACCTCccactgagtttgaaaaacatatatttggaattatgtctacttctctatctgtgaacacgataaatcaaaaacgtcCCGAGTTCGTCGGCTGAACCTTTATATGaggtctttatacaaaattttaagaattgtttcaaattttgaaccaaattcctTCTCGAAAGTTTTTTTGTCTGCTTATCCATGTGCAAATGCTCCCAATaactacaaaattcaaaaaaataattaaataagatttgttGCACAATTTGAGCGTCTAAATTAAATATCTGTTTCAAACTTGAATCCTGTCCACCGAGCGGGTGattgtctgtctgtttgtatATTCGCATACATGCAgatgcgatagttcaaaaatacaatgatttagataaatgaaatttcgatgTCATCCTGTGATTGAAATAATGGTTCaacatcaatttttgaatttaatgggTCGAataaaaggcatccaaaatgcatactcagttttcttctttatattatgaAGCAAACGTATTCATGTTCAGGACTCTGAAcataaaaatctgagcaatcgTGGCATTCACAGTCTTTGCTCGGGATCCCAAACTTTTATGCAGATTGGCGAAGCGATAACATCTTTACTGGGCGGTATATGATAAATATTCGGGATTCTTGTTGTCTTGAAGTAATTAACTGAGGCAGTTATAAGGAAGAAGAATATCCGTATTGTTCTTCGACTCATTTTGGAGAAATTTTGACCATACTTTACTTTAAAGCCAATAACTTATACTGAAGATATGTAAAAATCACGTCCTTAAAGATACGTAAAAAAATGACGTAAAACAATTTGAATATAATCTGATGATCTCCAGGGTTTacacatatatatagagagaaagcaACGAGAGGCATATTCGAAAAAAGCAAACTTTTAAAGAAGTTTCGGGGTTTTATGAGGGATTGCTTTTTATGGaagtaatagtttttgaaatattactacATTTTACTATGTCTTTTTATATTGCAATCATTTAAAATGTgagatttataaaacaatatcagATGAATTTTCGTTGACTTCTGTTATTCAGATTTCATCAGTTTCTTTCGATCGAAAGATAAACCTAGATTTTTATCAGTTGATTGGGCATAAAAATGATATGTGATATCAGATGGATTTTCGTTGCCTTGCTGGTAGTGGTGTTCAGTTTCATCACATTGAAGCTCTTCTTCCTAATATCACATAATTCATTCCGaccacaattttatttcaaatttcaagaaaCTGCATACAAAATTTATGTTCCAGAGGTTTTTGATGTGACATCAGATACTGAATTGTccttaaaagaaatttgagaaaaaagatCAGCTTCAACATTTTCAAATACATAAGTCTCAAAAATATACGGAATATAATTGAAGGCGAGGAATTTTTCTTAGAAGTAATTATGGTTAGAATGTAGACATGAGAAAGATTTTGAGTGTTTTCCCTGGTGATTCTAGGCAATCGGTGCAGGGAATTGCTGCACCGTTAGCACATTTGTGGTATAACAAGCAGGGTCTAGAATGGATGGctttttttgtttagttatattaatgtcctttCTTTTAACGCagctctagggctattttgggaccgcCCTAATTCTGAgacgcggtcagatgacgaggatgacacctgagctggcactctctCTCTCAATCTctaaacttctacaccacaccagcgggaggacgtttggcctttaCCATCCCCAAACCCACTTACGCGATATTTCTTTGGTGGAATCCTGTCTTGAACCTAAAACCCTCCAGCTCCGAAGTTGAGATCTTACCATCTGGTCACTGCGACCCCGGGTCTGGGAATGAATGGTAAAGACATAGAAGACTTAGTAAATGACAGCAGTGAAGAGCTCCGTTCTTGAAGAATCGCTAGACTTTCCTCTAAAAGTGTAACAGACGACAAATGAAGAAGTCGAGGAGGAAGAGACAGAGAAGAGTATGTCTTCTTCAGAGATGAAGggcattttcttattgaaaagaaaagtgTAGGAGTTTGTAGAAAAAACTCAACCAGAAAAGCCCGTGCCTGCAACttgtttaatgataataattttcccATGTAAGGCGCATTTTTATCAGGTGGAGAAACGGATTTCTTTGAAAGGGTTTCATGTGCGACTCTGAAGATAGTCTCAGTGCCAATGGACCATTCATGAAGGTCTACTGGCCCTCTATATAGGGTGCCTCTATATAGAGCCTAGATGCTGAAAGTAATAATTACCTTTTCCTTCCCAAACAATTCTATTGGTGTCTGTGCTATTTTCGCCATCTTCCATCCGCCAATTcttcataaagaataaaaatttaaatgcatgttaAGTGTTCATTCTTCTTACTAATCTCTTATattcctttcatatttttaattttttttcctattaaatgccagatttattctttataaatacatttgtatattatttttaaatgcttagaatgaattaattatttacattgctTCATATGAAATTGTTTGCTTCTATTTGAGATAGTTTTAGATCTTGgtttaagggggtccgggacacataaatcgtcaaattttcgaaatttgtttttagctgaaaaaatccTGCATGcctttctgcttaaaataacattaaaatcatgtttctatcttaattagaacgggagatatcataatttttgttgaccactgctttgaaattccaactgtcaaaaaggcgttgccatggcaacttcgtctctttaaatgtaaacaaacatttcCTGGCGTTGTTTTagcgtaatttttgattttttggaaataaatttttaaagaatttattttaaatcctagatttagtttgtatacaactcaactccttcaataatgaaatgaaacgaagagattcagtgtttatttgaacctctgtgtttacatttcatgagacaacgtgctttttagttccctgctctaaagtttgttttcttctaattttttctgaaagtttacGCAGTTATTTGGTTTCATAAGCTGTTAAAATGGGTAGAAAAAGGAAATCTCAACTTTTGCTGtctgaaatcatgaaaaaaattcgaaaacaaaacTTGGATTGTGATACTTTGGTAGCTGCTGAAAGCAAAGTTGTTAAACGTTTGGATGAGCGAAACATAATTTCTCCAGTGAAGAAAAACTTGCCtgaagaagtaaatgaaaattacctcattttaaaacagtctgtattgcatgatattttattaagttgttgTTGTATCTGTTGCAAAAAGAATACATTAGAACTTCACATTGGCAAACAGTTTGGTTTGGCCCAAGATATAAATGTAACTTGcaagaactgtttttttaaattttcaaagaactcttctacgaatgtgattgaaaataagaaaagctcATACGATATTAATCGCAGAACAGTGGTTGCTATGACTAAACTGGGAAAAGGACATGCAGgacttgaaaaattttcttgtataatgaACTTGCCTTGCATGGATTCTAAATCTTTCACTAGAcacttaaaatcttttcattcttctACTCTAGAAAACTTTCAAGAACAACAGAAAGACacgttaaaaaaagttaaagaagttCATGCCCTTCTATCCAAATCTTCATCtaatattttggatatagctgtAAGCTATGATGCTACTTGGCATAAAAGAGGTCACACGTCAAATTACGCTGTGGGGTGTGTGATCGACGTGCTGACCGGATATGTAATTGATCACCAGGTTTCATCGAAAGTTTGTAATCACTGTATTCAAACGAAGAAAGCTTTAGGTAAAGATTCACCGGAATTCGCTGTGTGGCAAAAAGGTCATGCTCCATCTTGTGATGTTAATTACGTTGGATCTTCTGGAGGAATGCAGGTAAATATGGCtttgaaattatggaaaaattcCGAAAAACTAGGATTTCGATACGTGGAACTGGTTGGAGATGGAGACACTAAAACATTCCTCGAGCTAAAAGCTTCAAATGTTTATGGTAAGGAAGtctcgatacaaaaaatagaatgcataaaTCATGTTGGGAAAAGGATGGGGATGGGGAAAATTTAGTAGATGCTGAAAAGAAAAGAGGCTTTACACTCGGTGGAAAGAAATATGGCAGTCTAAGTGacgcaacaataaaaaaaattaccaggtaTTACCGTAattcaattataagaaataaaaacaacgttAAAGCTATGAAAAGGGATATTTATGCCATTCTTCAACACTGCAGCTCTACAGACTCAAAACCAAAACATACGACTTGCCCTGCTGGAAAAGAATCTTGGTGTTTTTATCAACGAGCCATTGCTTCAAATCAAAAACCTGCTGCAAATAAAAAAGCTTTAGAAACCCCGTTGCgtgaaaatataattgtgaaaatgatGCCTATTTTTCAAAGACTGGCCTCGGATAGTCTTTTAGAGCGTTGTTCAAAAGGGGAAACTCAAAACAGAAATGAGTCTCTGCACAACATGATTTGGACCCGTTGTCCCAAAAATATGAACCGTTCAAAAGTTAGAGTTGACATTGCTGCGGCTAGAGgaataacagattttaataagGGAATCAAAGCCTCAACTTTAAGTATGTTCAACTCTGATTTCCTTTCCCCATGCCAATCGTCTCTCAGTATGTTAAAAAAAGTGCAAACGCGACATCTCCGAAAGGCATTATTTAAGTCGACCGAGACTTTTAAGTTATATCGGAAAAAGGTTGaacttgcaaaaattaaattaaaccaaacacttgtgaggaagggaggtgtctcttatgcatctggaagcttttaaaggtatttaaatagttttaattcttataaattttatttttaaactttaaacgcatttttaaccatgttgcttttttccattatttgttgtgatcaaattgatataagtccagatcatataaagatagaggtctgaaatttgaaacacatacttttcaaactgtttactttaattttgattcagcaaatttaaaaaaaaattacttttcaagatatgaattttttaaaaaaaagtacccaagattttttcaaaattttcattcaaattttttaaatttttttttaaattaatattttttaaattgccgaatcaaaatgaaagaatatatatttgtgtttgatttaatgaaaaaattttgaaaattgatcaaaaatattttgagttatatcaatttaaaacaatgtcacttttttcaaaaaaaatttaaattttaaatttaaaaaaaaaattttgaaaacttttgtgttgtgattttgcttattaataagatggttaatcagtacaaaaaatttcaaaattttaaattaattaataaaaaaattttcaaaatgtgtcccggacccccttaaagACGGATTGTCAACGAGAAACTGAAACATCACCGAACTTGTTTTTATTAGAATACTAAaactgaatacagttttgaaatttggaaaaaatatttatactaattagTTTTTTGCACATTAGTATATATACTCGCCATTATCGATTACATTCAGAAAGCATGCATACATGAGTAGAaacttcgttattttttaataaacacagTTTGTTTGGTTCTCAAAGAAAAGAaacgtaaaattttgaaatagcgtTTGAAGTAAAGCTTTTGCCCGATAAATATATACGATTaccataaaatataaagaaactgttttataatagagaatttttttcagtttgtagAATATCTTATCATTGCAAGCAATCAGcaataatacacaaatattttcGCTTATTCTgaatgttaaagaaatttaacaattaaaattgtagaaatcaCAAGTGCATTTACCATTGCAAGTCCATTTCCAATTTACAATTGCAAATATCTGTCGAtagctaaaatttataaattctcagaaattattaaaacttttctaaatcctttcttttaatttgtttgtatCATATTCGTAAAAATGGAATTGTGTAATTGATTGTTTACTGACTTCCTATAGTGTTAGGCTTTGAAATTTCGCATAGCGTCTGTAATGTATTTTCCGTGGCGATACTctcttttaatacttttagaatttaatagttgatctattattttatttcattttaattcctaTGAAGACGCTACTTAgggctaaattttttttaaaattaaaaatcgaagatatttattacaatgaattataagtaaattactaaaaattactaataaaataattattaaataattaaaataataagatttatacTTTGCAGCAAGttaataaaatgtcttaaaaacagtaaaaaggggcttttattcaatttattgtatttttaatttgataaaaaatacataaaaaatattcattcatttacagagattttaattctttcagaGCAATTGTTTGACATAAATTTCTTCTTTCGTTAAAAACCTTACAATTTCCAACAACTGCAGAGCATCCTCTCGATTGTGTTCACGGCAAACGCTGTCCAGAAGCCCCGTCTTCTCCATTACGTCGACAGCGGTGTCCCTCGCTTCGGATCCGCACTTGCTTGTGATCTGAACCAGGAAACAATTGGCACTCAACACTGGAAGCCTGggagaaagaatattttacttaattggTTTTCAATCATCCTTGGACTGTGCAATACTAGAAACCAATTCATACAAATAATACTCAGCAATTGAAAGATAACCGAAtctctaaaatttgtatttatcacATTTGAACGTCCTTAAAGGCTTTTATTggcattataaataacattttttgaatttatgatttgTGATGGAGGAACTAAATGCttacatattattttgtataaataattttaatatttataagatatcGAATGAATTAGTTGCAACCTCCCGTGAAATGATCCTGCGGATGTCCATTCTCAACGCACGCGAGAACTTCAGTTCccaattattaatcaaatttccaTCCAAAATTGTCTTTCAGGCATTAACATAGCGAATATAGTGCTGAATCAAGAGTCTTAGCAGctgatttcatattaaaatttgcagATCTCATCAGTGATTTTACTTCATTGTATGCATGTGTAAATGagataatattaatgatatacaaattcagtttttcaaaatatatttttacaagttttgtatttataaaatttaaaaaaaaacacatttggaataaaaatggaatgtttttaTGCATCGCTACAAAAATAAATGGAAGTGAATAAATGAAAactcttgaaaaattataaatgaaattataaatatacttgTTGAAGCAACCTGAATAGAGCAAACAGTCCGTTaaactatcaattaaaaatttatagttttttttaacggataattttcgattaaattttaacaagcaaGGTAAGAGAAATATTTGCCATAAAAGCTAAAATCACACAAATTTAAACATCCAAACTTGTGCAGATGAAAGGCCGGACGCTGtttgataaatattatcttaGCAAAAATTGAAAAGCATTCATTACTACGAGATAGACTGATTCCAGTCGCGAAAATTCAGATCTGAACCAAAATTGAATAAGTTTTTGATACTTAACTGATACAGACATCTTCACATTTTTGTAGAGCGAAATGCTCTTTTCTTTAGTACTTATTTAGCGTTTTGATATAATTTGTCCTATTTAGAATGCTTATCTCgaataatttctattgaaatacatTCAAAGAAGTACTTCACTTGAAAACATTTACCAAACAGGGCCACAGGCGTACATATCAATACTGTATCAAACAATGGATAAAGTTGTTTTTGGATTTAAATTCCAGTTTTTACATAGAAGGTTTTTTTCAGCACTTTTGAAATGAgttatataatctttattttaatggatGATTGGTCACTAGTCTTTATATTCACCGTCTACCTAATTTCAAGCAATATTACTAATTTAccaatttctgtattttattagaACTTTTAGAGTGTGAAACAAATACTTGGACCGTTTTTTAAAGCTCCTATGTTAATGAAACTGGTCTTTTAATGGGTCACAAACAATCAATAATAGTTTCTGATAAAGGAAACATtgggggaaaaagaaaaaaaaattatgttacatttgcactttaataatagaaaaaaaaagttttagattcGACTGGCTTCACCACAGTCTCTTCTTTGGTGCGAATCAAACCTTTGGTTTAAGCGAAACGTGGTTTGACTTACAATGTAAATCTACATTCTTGaactttttcagattttttttattttcgttatttttatcaaagatgcactcattttttaaaacttactttacAAGAGAccgaacatttttttacaaagactTTGATGATAACAagctcttatttttttctttcctaagttttgattaattttttattattcttaaaggGTGCAATTTGAGTAACTTTAACGTACTGTCTTTGAAAAACGCTGAGACCAATAAAGTGAAATGGACCTTAGCATTCCTTCAAAGAACCTCATTTGTCTGGAATTATTAATTTGTCTACTTCAGCAGTTCTAAAATTTTGAGAATAGATGAAAATCACTCTGCTCTGAGACACATTCTCATTGAAGGGGAACAAGTGCTCaacaagaatttttcaacaaaagagATTGTTCAATGAGATTAACGAAAGGCATGGAAAGGTTGGAATCACAAGTTACGAGCTAGCCGACCAACATGTGACTTTCGAAGGTGAATATTTAGACATTCCTGCTCCATATTCATTccttagaagaaatttttaaagaatttcgagACTAATTCGGATCTTAAAAAGGAACACATCAAGAAGGGCAACTTTTTCCGTAGAGTGTAAAGGAAGTCTGATTTACCAAGTGAGTTATcgataatcaataataaattgttattttagttattatagtGACTGCCTtctttcaagtaatttttattttttatttttaggatctTATATGTTAGTAAGAAGTAAAAACGGAAAAGCATGTATTAGCCTCAAAAATgcacaattttgaaagaaaaaaacccccgtatcttttatttattttgtggctcacttccatttataaattaaataaatgagaaattatcTACTAAGcgtattaaaacaatttctattcttaattattttctatttttatttaatttcttattaattaatataattacaattaaagtgtttcaaaattatcattaggTGACACTGTttgtatagaattaaaatttattaaatgaggtGTTTAAATGATGAAATCCTTAAATACTAAAGTGGAGTATTTTCATCGAAAgtacataaatatacaaaatttcgaaaCTTCTACACATTCAGAAGTgagtgaaattttgataaaaatatttcatcgttactaagataaaataaattaagttaaataaaatgaaaatgcttaaGAAAGTAAAGTTTGAATCTCTATTAGACAACTTTTTGATTTATAGGAGCTGCTGCCTCTGATattcactttgaaaatattatttattaaagtttttttcaataaaataaatgtttgatattatctgcaataacaaaaatcatttcattttgcaGTTGTAGGTTAATTAAAAGTCGAACTGCTGACATAAATTCAGTTTCTAATGCACTTACAGACAGTCGTGCTGTTGATGAAGACGCCTTTTCTCGGCTTTATTGTCTCCCAATACTTTCTCGAGACTGATGATGGCCTCTCTCGAGCGTTCCTGGCAGAGTTCCTCGTCGTTTTGAAGGATGCCTTTAGCGCAAGAAAGAATTTGCACCACTCCTGAGGAAGAAAACGTGTTGCAGATATCAAATTAACAATAATGACAATGTTGCACAA carries:
- the LOC129984066 gene encoding uncharacterized protein LOC129984066; protein product: MWIYFLIILGLCNGAYSSLCRRKASEACLLGEEDFQVIPRNENELKDLCNFAKTTLQCAVDFVDKCGKRNFDLFHFNYAKVGKLMDATVDICLPTSELHSRVVQILSCAKGILQNDEELCQERSREAIISLEKVLGDNKAEKRRLHQQHDCLLPVLSANCFLVQITSKCGSEARDTAVDVMEKTGLLDSVCREHNREDALQLLEIVRFLTKEEIYVKQLL